A single genomic interval of Cupriavidus sp. MP-37 harbors:
- a CDS encoding DUF5594 family protein, which translates to MTTDFFARFETECLPRIADAIGQQHRRVQLQPLPAAAPGQAPRLRVTGDGPPELRRHPYALDITLAWDGLEVQRLFAAGGEARFAGYLPALPSKLRAWQEPRGIDFRSLSQADPQILIGGLDFEH; encoded by the coding sequence TTGACCACAGACTTCTTCGCCCGCTTTGAAACCGAATGCCTGCCGCGCATCGCCGATGCGATCGGCCAGCAACACCGGCGCGTGCAACTGCAACCCTTGCCGGCCGCAGCGCCGGGACAGGCGCCGCGCTTGCGCGTGACCGGCGACGGCCCGCCGGAATTGCGGCGGCATCCGTATGCGCTCGATATCACGCTGGCGTGGGACGGGCTGGAGGTGCAGCGCCTGTTCGCGGCGGGCGGCGAGGCGCGCTTTGCCGGCTACCTGCCGGCGTTGCCGTCGAAGCTGCGGGCGTGGCAGGAGCCGCGCGGGATCGATTTCCGCTCGCTGTCGCAGGCCGACCCGCAGATCCTGATCGGCGGGCTCGATTTCGAGCACTGA
- a CDS encoding aldose epimerase produces the protein MHNLPTEDFQGQPLVRIGQADSYLLLAPQYGARLVRWVHRGHDILYWPDAADWSRPAKIRGGNPLLFPFIGRHFVDGSPGQWRDASGTVHTLTQHGFARDLPFDVSAFAAESTITMSLRDSAATRAGYPFAFVFDVVYTLLPDGLEVTLRTTNPGTQRLPCYPGHHFYFALPHAQRAAATLTLPATERRRQLPNGSPGPAESGEPAYQLADPRLQDTFHVFRGSPAAQLAMPGRQVRFELGLPGSVPWHAVTTWSETETSDFYCVEPWVGLPDAIHHGHGLRWIEPGQAESAVCRLRVAG, from the coding sequence ATGCACAACCTGCCAACCGAAGACTTCCAGGGCCAGCCGCTGGTGCGGATCGGCCAGGCCGATTCCTATCTGCTGCTGGCGCCGCAATACGGCGCGCGGCTGGTCCGCTGGGTGCACCGCGGGCACGACATCCTGTATTGGCCCGACGCCGCGGACTGGAGCCGCCCGGCCAAGATCCGCGGCGGCAATCCGCTGCTGTTCCCGTTTATCGGACGGCATTTTGTCGATGGCAGTCCCGGCCAGTGGCGCGATGCGAGCGGAACGGTCCATACCCTGACGCAGCACGGCTTTGCGCGCGACCTGCCGTTCGACGTCAGCGCCTTCGCCGCCGAGTCCACCATCACGATGTCGCTGCGCGACAGCGCCGCCACGCGCGCCGGCTATCCGTTTGCCTTCGTATTCGACGTGGTCTACACCTTGCTGCCCGACGGCCTGGAGGTGACGCTGCGCACCACCAACCCCGGCACGCAGCGCCTGCCCTGTTATCCCGGCCACCACTTCTATTTCGCCCTGCCCCACGCGCAGCGCGCAGCGGCGACGCTGACGCTGCCCGCCACCGAGCGCAGGCGCCAGCTGCCGAATGGCAGCCCGGGGCCGGCCGAGTCCGGCGAGCCGGCCTACCAGCTTGCCGATCCACGGCTGCAGGACACGTTCCACGTCTTCCGCGGCAGCCCCGCGGCGCAACTGGCCATGCCCGGCCGCCAGGTCCGGTTCGAGCTCGGCCTGCCCGGCAGCGTGCCCTGGCATGCCGTGACCACCTGGTCCGAAACGGAAACCTCCGACTTCTATTGCGTGGAACCGTGGGTGGGCCTGCCCGATGCCATCCACCATGGCCACGGCTTGCGCTGGATCGAGCCCGGCCAGGCGGAAAGCGCGGTGTGCCGGCTGCGCGTCGCCGGGTGA
- a CDS encoding acetoacetate--CoA ligase, with the protein MSSTAPLTEGNLMWTPSEAFRDSSQIAAFMRWLRAERGLAFDDYDSLWQWSVTELEAFWEAVRAYFDVRFDTPARQVLDRRAMPGARWFEGATLNYVQQVFRHAGTGAARERTAIRYAGEAQPLAELSWATLAAQVASLAHALRQMGVQRGDRVAGYLPNIPATIVAFLATASLGAVWSGCAPDMGQVAVIDRFRQIAPKVLIAVDGYRYGGKVYDRAPVLADLVAALPSLTDLVLVPQTGSGTAPPAGVRVHAWQDVLAHDVPLAIEPVPFDHPLWIVYSSGTTGMPKPIVHGHGGIVIEQLKLMAFHNNLGPDDVFHWYSSSGWIMWNAQVAGLLLGTTIALYDGNPAWPDAGVLWRFVDDAGVTLFGAGAAFFTNCMKAGIEPARIADVSRLRGLGSTGSPLPVEAYDWIYRHVREDIWLVPMSGGTDFAGSFVAGCPLLPVYSGEMQCRCLGAKVEAFDDHGQPLVDAVGELVCTEPMPSMPLYLWGDTDGKRYRDSYFDTYPGAWRHGDWIKITSRGGAVIYGRSDATINRHGIRMGTSELYRVVEDLPEVLDSMVVDLEYLGRESYMPLFVVLREGLVLDDALRDTLRARIRSALSSRHVPNEIVQVPGVPRTLSGKKMEVPIKKLLLGHAPQGIANRDAMANPDTLDWYFDYAARFLQARQAESATT; encoded by the coding sequence ATGAGCAGCACAGCGCCCCTGACCGAAGGGAACCTGATGTGGACGCCGTCCGAGGCGTTCCGCGACAGCAGCCAGATCGCCGCCTTCATGCGCTGGCTGCGCGCCGAGCGCGGCCTCGCCTTCGATGACTACGACAGCCTGTGGCAGTGGTCGGTCACCGAGCTGGAAGCCTTCTGGGAAGCGGTGCGCGCCTACTTCGACGTGCGCTTCGACACGCCGGCCAGGCAGGTGCTGGACCGGCGCGCCATGCCCGGCGCGCGCTGGTTCGAGGGCGCCACGCTGAACTATGTGCAGCAGGTGTTCCGCCACGCCGGCACGGGCGCGGCGCGCGAGCGCACCGCCATCCGCTACGCGGGCGAGGCGCAGCCGCTGGCCGAGCTCAGCTGGGCCACGCTCGCAGCGCAGGTCGCCTCGCTGGCGCATGCGCTGCGCCAGATGGGGGTGCAGCGCGGCGACCGTGTCGCCGGCTACCTGCCCAATATCCCCGCCACCATCGTCGCCTTCCTGGCCACCGCCAGCCTGGGCGCGGTCTGGTCCGGCTGCGCGCCGGACATGGGCCAGGTGGCGGTGATCGACCGCTTCCGCCAGATTGCGCCCAAGGTGCTGATCGCCGTCGACGGCTACCGCTACGGCGGCAAGGTCTACGACCGCGCGCCGGTGCTGGCCGACCTGGTCGCCGCCCTGCCTTCGCTGACTGACCTGGTGCTGGTGCCGCAAACCGGCAGCGGCACCGCGCCGCCCGCCGGGGTGCGCGTCCATGCGTGGCAGGACGTGCTCGCGCACGACGTGCCGCTGGCGATCGAACCGGTGCCGTTCGACCATCCGCTGTGGATCGTCTATTCGTCCGGCACCACCGGCATGCCCAAGCCGATCGTGCATGGCCATGGCGGCATCGTCATCGAGCAGCTCAAGCTGATGGCGTTCCACAACAACCTGGGTCCGGACGACGTGTTCCACTGGTACAGCAGCAGCGGCTGGATCATGTGGAATGCGCAGGTGGCGGGGCTGCTGCTCGGCACCACCATCGCGCTCTACGACGGCAACCCGGCCTGGCCCGACGCCGGTGTGCTGTGGCGCTTCGTCGACGATGCCGGCGTGACGCTGTTCGGCGCCGGCGCGGCGTTCTTCACCAACTGCATGAAGGCCGGCATCGAGCCGGCCCGCATCGCCGACGTGTCGCGCCTGCGCGGACTGGGCTCGACCGGCTCGCCGCTGCCGGTCGAGGCCTACGACTGGATCTACCGCCATGTGCGCGAAGACATCTGGCTGGTGCCGATGTCGGGCGGCACCGACTTCGCCGGCTCCTTCGTCGCCGGCTGTCCGCTGCTGCCGGTCTATTCCGGCGAGATGCAGTGCCGTTGCCTGGGCGCCAAGGTGGAAGCCTTCGACGACCACGGCCAGCCGCTGGTCGACGCGGTCGGCGAACTGGTCTGCACCGAGCCGATGCCGTCGATGCCGCTTTACCTGTGGGGCGACACCGACGGCAAGCGCTACCGCGACAGCTATTTCGACACCTACCCGGGCGCCTGGCGGCATGGCGACTGGATCAAGATCACCAGCCGGGGCGGCGCGGTGATCTACGGGCGCTCGGACGCCACCATCAACCGCCACGGCATCCGCATGGGCACCAGTGAGCTGTACCGCGTGGTCGAAGACCTGCCCGAGGTGCTGGACAGCATGGTGGTCGACCTGGAATACCTCGGCCGCGAGTCGTACATGCCGCTGTTCGTGGTGCTGCGCGAAGGCCTGGTGCTGGACGACGCGCTGCGCGACACGCTGCGCGCGCGCATCCGCAGTGCGCTGTCGTCGCGCCACGTGCCCAACGAGATCGTGCAGGTGCCGGGCGTGCCGCGCACGCTGTCGGGCAAGAAGATGGAGGTGCCGATCAAGAAGCTGCTGCTGGGCCATGCGCCGCAGGGCATCGCCAACCGCGACGCCATGGCCAACCCCGACACGCTCGACTGGTACTTCGACTACGCCGCGCGCTTCCTCCAGGCGCGCCAGGCCGAGTCGGCAACGACCTGA
- the ubiD gene encoding 4-hydroxy-3-polyprenylbenzoate decarboxylase, translating to MQYKDLRDFIGQLERLGELRRIARPVSPNLEMTEICDRLLRAGGPAVVFEQPAGAPHGDIYSVPVLANLFGTTRRVAFGMGAESMEDLRDIGRVLSALKEPEPPRGLREAGKLFTLAKSVWDMAPKRVSGPACQEVVWEGNDVDLARLPIQTCWPGDAAPLITWGLVVTKGPHKKRQNLGIYRQQVIGRNQVIMRWLAHRGGALDFREHALANPGKPFPIAVALGADPATILGAVTPVPDTLSEYQFAGLLRGSRTALAGCLTPTLSELSVPASAEIVLEGHIQPDPNHPSGYQHALEGPFGDHTGYYNEQDWFPVFTIDRITMRRDPIYHSTYTGKPPDEPAVLGVALNEVFVPLLQKQFPEITDFYLPPEGCSYRMALVRMKKQYAGHAKRVMFGVWSFLRQFMYTKFIVVVDDDVDVRDWKEVIWAITTRVDPSRDTVLVDNTPIDYLDFASPVSGLGSKMGIDATDKWPGETTREWGTPIAMDAAVKARVDTLWESLFDRPAVP from the coding sequence ATGCAATACAAAGACTTGCGCGATTTCATCGGCCAGCTCGAAAGGCTTGGCGAGCTGCGGCGCATCGCCCGGCCAGTGTCGCCCAACCTCGAAATGACCGAAATCTGCGACCGCCTGCTGCGCGCCGGCGGCCCCGCGGTCGTCTTCGAGCAACCTGCGGGCGCTCCCCATGGCGACATCTATAGCGTGCCGGTGCTGGCCAATCTGTTCGGCACGACACGCAGAGTCGCATTTGGCATGGGCGCCGAATCGATGGAAGACCTGCGCGACATCGGCCGGGTCCTGTCGGCGCTGAAGGAACCGGAGCCGCCGCGCGGCCTGCGCGAGGCCGGCAAGCTGTTTACGCTCGCCAAATCGGTGTGGGACATGGCGCCGAAGCGCGTCAGCGGCCCGGCCTGCCAGGAGGTGGTGTGGGAAGGCAACGACGTCGACCTGGCGCGCCTGCCGATCCAGACCTGCTGGCCGGGCGACGCCGCCCCGCTGATTACCTGGGGCCTGGTGGTGACCAAGGGCCCGCACAAGAAGCGCCAGAACCTGGGCATCTACCGCCAGCAAGTGATCGGCCGCAACCAGGTCATCATGCGCTGGCTCGCGCACCGCGGCGGCGCGCTCGATTTCCGCGAGCATGCGCTGGCCAACCCCGGCAAGCCGTTCCCGATCGCGGTGGCACTGGGCGCCGATCCCGCCACCATCCTGGGCGCGGTGACGCCGGTGCCCGATACGCTGTCCGAATACCAGTTCGCCGGCCTGCTGCGCGGCAGCCGCACCGCGCTGGCGGGCTGCCTGACGCCGACGCTGTCCGAGCTGAGCGTGCCGGCCTCGGCCGAGATCGTGCTGGAAGGCCATATCCAGCCGGACCCGAACCATCCGTCCGGCTACCAGCACGCGCTCGAAGGCCCGTTCGGCGACCACACCGGCTACTACAACGAGCAGGACTGGTTCCCGGTCTTCACCATCGACCGCATCACCATGCGGCGCGACCCGATCTACCACTCCACCTACACCGGCAAGCCGCCCGACGAGCCGGCCGTGCTGGGCGTGGCGCTGAACGAGGTGTTCGTGCCGCTGCTGCAGAAGCAGTTCCCCGAGATCACCGACTTCTACCTGCCGCCCGAGGGCTGCAGCTACCGTATGGCGCTGGTGCGGATGAAGAAGCAGTACGCCGGCCATGCCAAGCGCGTGATGTTCGGGGTGTGGAGCTTCCTGCGGCAGTTCATGTATACGAAGTTCATCGTGGTGGTCGACGACGATGTCGACGTGCGCGACTGGAAGGAAGTGATCTGGGCCATCACCACCCGCGTCGACCCCAGCCGCGACACGGTGCTGGTCGACAATACGCCGATCGACTATCTCGACTTCGCCTCGCCGGTGTCGGGCCTGGGCTCCAAGATGGGCATCGACGCCACCGACAAGTGGCCCGGCGAGACCACGCGCGAATGGGGCACGCCGATCGCCATGGACGCCGCGGTCAAGGCCAGGGTCGACACCCTGTGGGAAAGCCTGTTCGACCGGCCGGCGGTCCCCTGA
- a CDS encoding lytic transglycosylase domain-containing protein: MSGWKTLHLPGIGRALQVRLRQPVPGVSRALQVRLAHPVAGRALRGGRTTLKYALNSLGVVAVVSAVSLSVSQEWRTTLAALLAGDEAPAVLVSAAVAAPAHAGTAPGAAHSPAVSNAVPASTADVAAAKFGYGTGRGGKLGLPTVSGVDEWSLAANTKVPSVAHLAARIPVTRVAADARSTGGTLGSAREQAAVADYIARKYRVAAQATAQLVKAAYLTGREVGIDPLLILGVIAIESSFNPYAESGVGAQGLMQVMTKVHQDKYEAVGGVSAALNPYANIKIGALVLKDCIARAGSLEGGLKYYVGATTATDGGYGAKVLAERARLRQLIGVRSAPANADKPAAEDKAPVEHAPTEKLEANNGPHNA; this comes from the coding sequence ATGAGCGGTTGGAAAACCCTTCATCTTCCCGGCATCGGGCGGGCCCTGCAGGTCCGCCTCCGACAGCCGGTACCCGGAGTGAGTCGGGCATTGCAGGTCCGTCTCGCGCATCCGGTCGCGGGCCGCGCGTTGCGCGGAGGCCGCACGACGCTGAAGTACGCCCTGAACAGCCTGGGCGTGGTGGCGGTGGTTTCGGCGGTGTCGCTGTCGGTGAGCCAGGAATGGCGCACCACGCTGGCCGCCTTGCTGGCCGGTGACGAAGCGCCGGCGGTGCTGGTCAGCGCCGCCGTGGCAGCGCCCGCGCATGCCGGCACTGCCCCCGGCGCTGCGCACAGCCCGGCCGTTTCCAATGCCGTCCCGGCCAGCACGGCGGACGTCGCGGCGGCCAAGTTCGGCTATGGCACTGGCCGCGGCGGCAAGCTCGGCCTGCCGACCGTGTCGGGCGTCGACGAATGGAGCCTGGCGGCCAATACCAAGGTGCCGTCGGTGGCGCACCTTGCCGCGCGGATCCCGGTCACGCGCGTGGCCGCGGACGCCCGCAGCACCGGCGGCACGCTGGGCAGCGCGCGCGAACAGGCCGCGGTGGCGGACTATATCGCCCGCAAGTACCGCGTGGCGGCCCAGGCCACCGCGCAGCTGGTCAAGGCAGCCTACCTGACCGGGCGCGAGGTCGGCATCGATCCGCTGCTGATCCTGGGCGTGATCGCGATCGAGTCCAGCTTCAACCCGTACGCCGAAAGCGGCGTGGGTGCGCAGGGCCTGATGCAGGTCATGACCAAGGTCCACCAGGACAAGTACGAAGCCGTTGGCGGCGTGTCGGCGGCGCTGAACCCGTACGCCAACATCAAGATCGGCGCGCTGGTGCTCAAGGACTGCATCGCCCGCGCCGGCTCGCTCGAGGGCGGCCTGAAGTACTACGTCGGCGCCACCACGGCTACCGACGGCGGCTACGGCGCCAAGGTGCTGGCCGAGCGCGCCCGCCTGCGCCAGCTGATCGGCGTGCGCAGCGCGCCGGCCAACGCCGACAAGCCGGCCGCCGAGGACAAGGCGCCGGTCGAGCACGCGCCGACCGAGAAGCTGGAAGCCAACAACGGGCCGCACAACGCCTGA
- a CDS encoding pyridoxal phosphate-dependent aminotransferase translates to MDLQHLATASRLANIEAFHVMELAKQAAALERAGRHIVHMGIGEPDFTAAEPVVRAAEAAMRRGVTQYTGALGIHPLREAIAGYYQTAYGLDIPARRVIVTAGASGALLLACAVLVEIGAEVLMPDPSYPCNRHFVAAFDGVARMIPSGPAERFQLTAAQVEANWGEQTRGVLLASPSNPTGTSILPDELARILQAVRARHGFAIVDEIYQGLSYDAPPVSALALDPNVVTVNSFSKYFNMTGWRLGWLVVPEALVEAFEKVAQNLFICASAVAQYAALACFTPEALAIYDERKAEFRRRRDLIVPALESLGLRVPVRPDGAFYVYADCRGVNHPAAGDADRLTQSMLHDAGVVMVPGQDFGPHTARDYIRISYATSRENIEEAMARLGKLFR, encoded by the coding sequence ATGGACTTGCAGCATCTGGCCACCGCCTCACGCCTCGCCAACATCGAAGCCTTCCACGTGATGGAGCTGGCCAAGCAGGCCGCTGCGCTGGAGCGCGCCGGCCGCCATATCGTGCACATGGGCATCGGCGAGCCGGACTTCACTGCCGCCGAGCCGGTGGTGCGCGCGGCCGAAGCCGCCATGCGCCGCGGCGTCACGCAGTACACCGGCGCGCTCGGCATCCACCCGCTGCGCGAGGCCATCGCCGGCTATTACCAGACCGCCTACGGCCTGGACATTCCGGCGCGGCGCGTGATCGTCACCGCCGGCGCCTCGGGCGCGCTGCTGCTGGCATGCGCGGTGCTGGTCGAGATCGGCGCCGAGGTGCTGATGCCCGACCCCAGCTATCCGTGCAACCGCCACTTCGTCGCCGCCTTCGACGGCGTCGCGCGCATGATCCCGAGCGGCCCGGCCGAGCGCTTCCAGCTGACCGCCGCGCAGGTCGAGGCCAACTGGGGCGAGCAGACCCGCGGCGTGCTGCTGGCGTCGCCGTCCAACCCGACCGGCACCTCGATCCTGCCCGATGAGCTTGCCCGCATCCTGCAGGCGGTGCGCGCGCGTCACGGCTTTGCCATCGTGGACGAGATCTACCAGGGCCTGTCCTACGACGCCCCGCCGGTGTCGGCGCTGGCCCTGGACCCGAACGTGGTCACGGTGAACAGCTTCTCGAAGTACTTCAACATGACCGGCTGGCGCCTGGGCTGGCTGGTGGTGCCGGAGGCGCTGGTCGAGGCCTTCGAGAAGGTCGCGCAGAACCTGTTCATCTGCGCTTCGGCGGTGGCGCAGTACGCCGCGCTGGCGTGCTTTACCCCCGAGGCGCTGGCCATCTACGACGAGCGCAAGGCCGAATTCCGCCGCCGCCGCGACCTGATCGTGCCGGCGCTGGAGTCGCTGGGCCTGCGCGTGCCGGTGCGTCCCGACGGCGCCTTCTATGTGTATGCCGACTGCCGGGGCGTCAACCACCCGGCGGCGGGCGACGCCGACCGGCTGACGCAGTCGATGCTGCACGATGCGGGCGTGGTGATGGTGCCGGGACAGGATTTCGGTCCGCATACGGCCCGGGACTACATCCGGATCTCGTACGCGACCTCGCGCGAGAATATCGAAGAGGCGATGGCGCGGCTGGGCAAGCTGTTCCGCTGA
- the nusB gene encoding transcription antitermination factor NusB, giving the protein MSDTSNTPDNDAGKAAGGKPGAARTEAKAPPKSARRRSRELALQGLYQWLLNRNDIGAIQAHLHDAQGFNKADREHFDALLNGAVREETRLTAAFEPFLDRSVDELSPVERAALLVGSYELVHCLDIPYKVVINEAVELTKTFGGVEGYKYVNGVLDKLAAQVRAAEVAARR; this is encoded by the coding sequence ATGAGTGATACGTCGAACACCCCGGACAACGACGCCGGCAAGGCGGCCGGCGGCAAGCCGGGCGCGGCCCGCACCGAAGCCAAGGCGCCGCCCAAGAGCGCGCGCCGCCGCTCGCGCGAGCTGGCCCTGCAGGGCCTGTACCAGTGGCTGCTGAACCGCAACGACATCGGCGCGATCCAGGCCCACCTGCATGACGCCCAGGGCTTCAACAAGGCCGACCGCGAGCACTTCGACGCGCTGCTCAACGGCGCCGTGCGCGAAGAAACCCGCCTGACCGCCGCGTTCGAGCCGTTCCTGGACCGCTCCGTCGACGAGCTGTCGCCGGTCGAGCGCGCCGCGCTGCTGGTCGGCAGCTATGAGCTGGTGCACTGCCTCGACATCCCGTACAAGGTGGTCATCAACGAGGCTGTCGAGCTGACCAAGACCTTCGGCGGCGTCGAGGGCTACAAGTACGTCAACGGCGTGCTGGACAAGCTGGCGGCCCAGGTGCGCGCCGCCGAGGTGGCCGCGCGCCGCTGA
- the ribH gene encoding 6,7-dimethyl-8-ribityllumazine synthase, producing MDHGFYPSNLDGEGLRIGIVQARFNEPVCAELLEACVAELEKLGVEGEDTLVVTVPGALEVPLALQKMCESGQFDALVALGAVVRGETYHFELVSNESGAGITRVGLDFNVPIANGILTVDTDEQAHARTREKGRDCARAAVEMANLVAALDSLRGQEDEDEDDDE from the coding sequence ATGGATCACGGCTTCTACCCCAGCAACCTCGACGGTGAAGGCCTGCGTATCGGCATCGTGCAGGCGCGCTTCAACGAGCCGGTCTGCGCCGAACTGCTCGAGGCCTGCGTGGCCGAGCTGGAAAAGCTTGGCGTCGAGGGCGAAGACACCCTGGTGGTGACCGTCCCCGGCGCGCTGGAAGTCCCGCTGGCGCTGCAGAAGATGTGCGAAAGCGGCCAGTTCGACGCGCTGGTCGCGCTGGGCGCGGTGGTGCGCGGCGAGACCTATCATTTCGAGCTGGTCTCGAACGAGTCGGGCGCCGGCATCACCCGCGTCGGCCTGGACTTCAATGTGCCGATCGCCAATGGCATCCTGACCGTCGACACCGACGAGCAGGCCCACGCCCGCACCCGCGAAAAGGGCCGCGACTGCGCCCGCGCCGCGGTGGAGATGGCCAACCTGGTGGCGGCGCTGGATTCGCTGCGCGGCCAGGAAGACGAAGACGAGGACGACGATGAGTGA
- the ribBA gene encoding bifunctional 3,4-dihydroxy-2-butanone-4-phosphate synthase/GTP cyclohydrolase II: protein MTIARTEDIIADIRAGRMVILVDEEDRENEGDLVLAADFVTPEAINFMAKHGRGLICLTLTAERCRQLDLHPMVSRNGTQHGTNFTVSIEAAEGVTTGISAADRARTVQAAVARDAKPADLVQPGHIFPLTAQPGGVLIRAGHTEAGCDLGALAGLTPAAVICEIMKDDGTMARLPDLVEFAQEHGLKIGTIADLIHYRSRTESIIERVGERAMQTPYGTFHSIAYRDKPTGQAHLALVKGKPTPEQETLVRVHEPFSVLDLLEVKCTTHSWSIPAAMQAIAEADHGVIVLLNCGDTVEQLFTQFSALDAPQSRPRRKPDLRTYGMGAQILKDVGVGKMRVLAARQRMPSMTGFDLEVTGYQPMSGQAD, encoded by the coding sequence ATGACAATCGCCCGTACCGAAGACATCATTGCCGACATTCGCGCCGGCCGCATGGTCATCCTCGTCGACGAGGAAGACCGCGAAAATGAGGGCGACCTGGTCCTGGCTGCCGATTTCGTCACGCCGGAGGCGATCAACTTCATGGCCAAGCATGGCCGTGGCCTGATCTGCCTGACGTTGACCGCCGAGCGCTGCCGCCAGCTCGACCTGCATCCGATGGTGAGCCGCAACGGCACCCAGCACGGCACCAACTTCACCGTCTCGATCGAAGCGGCCGAGGGCGTGACCACCGGCATTTCCGCCGCCGACCGCGCCCGCACCGTGCAGGCTGCGGTGGCCCGCGACGCCAAGCCGGCGGACCTGGTCCAGCCCGGCCATATCTTCCCGCTGACGGCACAGCCCGGCGGCGTGCTGATCCGCGCCGGCCATACCGAGGCCGGCTGCGACCTGGGCGCGCTGGCCGGCCTGACGCCGGCGGCCGTGATCTGCGAGATCATGAAGGACGACGGCACCATGGCGCGCCTGCCCGACCTGGTCGAGTTCGCGCAGGAGCATGGCCTGAAGATCGGCACCATTGCCGACCTGATCCACTACCGCAGCCGTACCGAGAGCATTATCGAGCGCGTCGGCGAGCGCGCCATGCAAACCCCGTACGGCACCTTCCACAGCATCGCCTACCGCGACAAGCCGACCGGCCAGGCCCACCTGGCACTGGTCAAGGGCAAGCCCACGCCGGAACAGGAAACGCTGGTGCGCGTGCACGAGCCGTTCTCGGTGCTGGACCTGCTGGAAGTGAAATGCACCACGCACTCGTGGAGCATCCCGGCGGCGATGCAGGCCATCGCCGAGGCCGACCACGGCGTGATCGTGCTGCTGAACTGCGGCGACACCGTCGAGCAGCTGTTCACGCAGTTCAGCGCGCTCGATGCCCCGCAGTCGCGGCCGCGCCGCAAGCCGGACCTGCGCACCTATGGCATGGGCGCGCAAATCCTGAAGGATGTCGGCGTCGGCAAGATGCGCGTGCTGGCCGCCCGCCAGCGCATGCCCAGCATGACCGGCTTCGACCTGGAAGTGACCGGCTACCAGCCGATGAGCGGCCAGGCCGACTGA
- a CDS encoding riboflavin synthase, whose product MFTGIVAAVGRIESVTPLGATAESADAGVRLRIAAGGLDLSDVIIGDSIAIQGACMTVIAMAPDTFDVEVSRESLDKTVGLDRPGRVNLEKALRLADRLGGHLVSGHVDGLGEVVHFAPVGESHELRIRAPRELARYLAYKGSVVVNGVSLTVNRVSDEADGCVFSINLIPHTVEVTTLQELKPGAHVNLEIDLIARYVERMLSTAQAPA is encoded by the coding sequence ATGTTCACTGGCATTGTCGCGGCGGTCGGCCGCATTGAATCCGTTACCCCGCTCGGCGCCACCGCCGAGTCCGCCGACGCCGGCGTGCGCCTGCGCATCGCCGCGGGCGGGCTGGATCTGTCGGACGTCATCATCGGCGACAGCATCGCGATCCAGGGCGCCTGCATGACGGTGATCGCCATGGCGCCCGACACGTTCGACGTCGAAGTCTCGCGCGAATCGCTCGACAAGACCGTGGGGCTCGACCGTCCCGGCCGCGTCAACCTGGAAAAGGCGCTGCGCCTGGCCGACCGCCTGGGCGGGCACCTGGTGTCGGGGCACGTCGACGGCCTGGGCGAAGTGGTGCATTTCGCCCCGGTAGGCGAGTCGCATGAGCTGCGCATCCGTGCGCCGCGCGAACTGGCGCGCTACCTCGCCTACAAGGGCTCGGTGGTGGTCAACGGCGTGTCGCTGACCGTCAACCGCGTCAGCGATGAAGCCGACGGCTGCGTGTTCTCGATCAACCTGATCCCGCACACCGTCGAAGTCACCACGCTGCAGGAGCTCAAGCCCGGCGCGCACGTGAATCTCGAGATCGACCTGATCGCCCGTTACGTGGAACGGATGCTGTCGACCGCGCAGGCGCCCGCGTAA